AGCGAACTGCCGTGTGTGAACTGCCAGTGGGACCAGGTGACAAGGAActgattctgccaacaaccagtgaGCTTGGATGGAAGTCACCTTGATTTCTCCCCATTAGACCTGGAGGGTCTAGCTCCAACCTGCGCCCAACCCACAGGACTGTGAGATAATAGACATGTGTTGTCCTATAGCACTGAGTTTATGCTCATCTTTACAGtagcaacagaaaacaaatgcaCACCCCCACCCATATCATCACTGCTCGTCTACTGCCAGCAGTTACAGAAGCCCATGGGCCTTGCTCTCCCCAGCCTATCCACACCCAACAGCACCCCCGCCAGgcacacccctcctcccccagggaccCACCTGGCCCTCCGCTTGCGCACCCTCCGCTCGTGCTCAGCCTCCTCGTAGTAGTACTCGTTGTGGCTGTTGTCCCGCCTCCGAGCCGCTGCTGCAATCACAGCCCGTGACTGGCCCGTGGAGTTGTTGGTGCTGTTTTCTGCacaggagcaggagagagacGGGATGGTCACTTCGGGGCATGGCCTCGCTTCCCACTCCAGGAAGTCTGGAGACAGCAACCTGACATGAGCAGAGGAAGCTGTGCCCACCCCGCAACAATACCTCCCATTCCCAACCCTCCTGGCCGTTTCTGGGGGAGGCCCAAAGGAAAGCAACAAGGAGGACACCAGAGTGCAGGAGTCCCGCAGATGGTCCACCCAGTGCAGGAGGCTCTGGAGCTCACAGAGCCAAGGGCTTAGGACCAGGGATGCTGACACAGAGAAGCCAGATTGGGGGACACAACATAGCATAAAGGGAGAGCAAGTAGAATCAGCAGCTAAGACCAGCCACCTGGAGTCAAGGAAAATGACAGAACAGAAGGGGCTGGGACATGggctggggaaaggagaaagCGAGGGAAGGAGGGTGAGAAACAGGGAGGGGGTAACTTGGAGTCCTGCTTGGGAAGACACCAGGAGGGTGGAGGAGCAGGGCCGCTCACCCTCTCCGAGGGAATACACCTTGAAGCCAGACACTTTCTTGGCCAGGACGGACTTGGGCAGGTTGAGGAGGGCAGGGTTGTAGACAGGGAAGTCATGGTAATACTTCTCCAGGATCCACACTGCCACGCGCTGGATGCTGTGGGGGAGAcggcaggagggggagggagaagggacagaCAAGGGGCGCAGGGGAAGGGACACATCAGGGCAGGTTGGCAGGGCAGGAAAGGACACAGGACGGGGACAAGCTGCTTCCAAGTACCCTGGCTCAGGGCCTGAGCTCTACTTACCAGGCTCCCAAGCCttccccagggctgggcctgcTAATGCTTCCCTGCCTTGCTGAAGCCCAGGGGAAAAGGGCACTGGGCCTGGGTCCCCAGCCGAGGGTCACCGCATCCCCTCCAGCATCCCCCCAAGATTCCCCAGAGGACCAGGAGGAGTTACTGATactctctgtggcctggggggtggggcatCCTGCCCACAAGTTTAGAGGGACTGAAGAACTCTCCCCATTATCTCTTCCTCTAGGGGTCCCTCCTCTGGCCACTTCATCTCAGTGACCACTCACTGAGTGCTCACAGAGGCTGTGCCTCAAAGAAAGAGCTGGAAAAGTGATTCCAAAAAGCACCTGTTCACATCCTTCTCCTCTTTGGTCCGTCGCTCTCTAAGATCCGGCTCTCTAACTGTCTCATCATCTGTTCACTCCTAACTCATAACTCCCACCTCATCTTGCCCCAGGATCCTACGCACACCCTCCCATCAAGTAGCAAATGCTGCTGAAAACCTGCTCTGTGCAAAGTACTCGACTCCTTCCTACACAGCCCTCCTAGCCCGTTACCTCCAGGTTCAGCATCCAGCCCTCCTGCCCAGCAgtgcccccagcctcctccccaagcCCGTTCAGCCTGCTCACACGCACTCATACCTGAGATGACCGACGTTGTAGAAGCGGCTGGCCCCATCGGTGGAGCGCACGACCTTGAGCGTGAACTGAGGCTGCAGCTGGCGCAGCTCCAGCAGGACCACGGCCAGGTAGTGCACGAAGAGCAGGGCATCCACCAGCGACACGGCAAACTGCACCACGCCCTGGTAGCTGCGCTCCCGGGCATCCAGGATGCGCACGCCATAGAAGAGCCAGTAGGAGACGACAAGCAGGAAGACGAGCACCATGAGCAGGGCGCGCAGCACGAAGACGCGGGGCAGGGAGGCCTTGGGCCGGCGGAAGAACAGGGCCCAGCTGCCCAGCAGCAGGATGAGCAGCTTGAAGGCCACAGAGATGAAGAGGCCCTCACAGGCTGTCCCGCATGGCTCCAGCTCCTCCCGCCAcagcagtgggggcagcagcaggaaagCCAGCGGCGTGAGGAAAGACAGCAACGCCAGCGTGGCCCCCGCCGCCACCCCCAGGTGACGGGAGCAGTCCAGCGGGACACTGTCCTCCATGTCCTTGGCGATGCGCGTGAGGTCATCGTGGGAGATGCTGTGCTCTGAGGTGCCCGTGACTACCGTTGTCGTCTCCCCCCAATTGTCATCCTACAGCAGGAGGGGCCACAGCAGTGAGGGGAAAGGATATGACGAGGAGGAggggaaacaagagaaaggacgagggaagacagaaaggaaagcatgggagaggggaggagaagagggggtAATCAACAAACATGCAGCCATCAAAATATCCCTGAGCTCCACTGTGTCCCCAAGCCTGGCATCTGCAGGGACGGGACGTCTGAGACCTGGGCCATGGGGAGTTTCACACCAGTcagcaaaacaggaaaaaaaatgcatgtgcACAGAGAACCCTCAGGGCAGAGGGCACAAGATAGATGCCAAGGGAGCTGCTCAGGCAGTGACTGGGATCTGAGGTCGGACTTGCCAGGCAAAGCAGGCAGGCTTCCAGGGAACACAAGCTGACCCTTACGGGCAGGGGACATGAAGAAGAGACTGAATCAGGGGTTCCCGGCCACAGCCAGGAATTAGAATCACCTAGGGCACTTGGAAAATAATACCAATGCCCAGATCCCACCCAAGAAAGTGTcaaccttcttttaaaaaaaagctccCCAGAGGATTCCAATGTTCCTCCAAAATTGAGAATCACTGAACTAAATGATCTCTAAGGCCTGGCTATGTAACCTGTAATCTATGGACCAGCAGTGTGgacatcacctgggagtttgttagaaatgcagaattgcAGACCCCACCCCACATCTACTAAtctagaatctgcattttaacaagatccccaagaATTGCTCAAACATTAGAATTCTAGAAGTACTGCCCTAAGCTCCTTCCAGCTTTCAGAACATCCCATGATTTCAGTAGAAGCTAGAAGGGGAGCACCCTGGGGCAGGAATGATGTGAGCTGAAGCCCCCAGAGGACTATGAGAGAGGGGGATCCGTGAGCAGGAGCTGAGCAAGGCAGGTGAGGCCGAGAACAGCCAGGTGGAGCTTGAGCAGGCCACCTGCAATGCCACTCTAGCAGCAAGCGTCTATCCTCCAGGCACCGAGAGCCACTCAAGGCTTCTGATTAAGGGAGTGACCTGACAAAAgcagggtggggaagagaggaggacaccaggaggaagggagggcgaCAGGGTAAATGATTAGCGCAGGGTGTGCAAGATATGGTGCAGGCTTAGTGCCACTCTAGGCTGGCTCTGCTTGGCCATCTAAATGCTCACAGCTCAGGGGCTGCCTGTTCCTAGAGGCAAGAGGGTGGACAGGCTGAGGTCCCCAGGTGGCCTTCACAGTGTGGTCCATTCAAGCTGTTTCTCTGCAGAGGCTGGAGGCCATCCCACAGA
This is a stretch of genomic DNA from Equus przewalskii isolate Varuska unplaced genomic scaffold, EquPr2 ChrUn-6, whole genome shotgun sequence. It encodes these proteins:
- the VANGL2 gene encoding vang-like protein 2 — encoded protein: MDTESQYSGYSYKSGHSRSSRKHRDRRDRHRSKSRDGSRGDKSVTIQAPGEPLLDNESTRGDERDDNWGETTTVVTGTSEHSISHDDLTRIAKDMEDSVPLDCSRHLGVAAGATLALLSFLTPLAFLLLPPLLWREELEPCGTACEGLFISVAFKLLILLLGSWALFFRRPKASLPRVFVLRALLMVLVFLLVVSYWLFYGVRILDARERSYQGVVQFAVSLVDALLFVHYLAVVLLELRQLQPQFTLKVVRSTDGASRFYNVGHLSIQRVAVWILEKYYHDFPVYNPALLNLPKSVLAKKVSGFKVYSLGEENSTNNSTGQSRAVIAAAARRRDNSHNEYYYEEAEHERRVRKRRARLVVAVEEAFTHIKRLQEEEQKNPREVMDPREAAQAIFASMARAMQKYLRTTKQQPYHTMESILQHLEFCITHDMTPKAFLERYLAAGPTIQYHKERWLAKQWTLVSEEPVTNGLKDGIVFLLKRQDFSLVVSTKKVPFFKLSEEFVDPKSHKFVMRLQSETSV